The Ziziphus jujuba cultivar Dongzao chromosome 7, ASM3175591v1 genome includes a region encoding these proteins:
- the LOC107424730 gene encoding autophagy-related protein 101 isoform X2: MNCEVCQLKELEVEHFEIREVLRCILHTIVFHRALGLVRPKDVDLELFEITYVQCGDSELEKKIDEKIEQFISWVEKHPNKKSQICLSFYEVKNKQPSWFSSKIERLHWEQWYINLNVSQQARAHSSKSHHAKVVVDPGGTLEERSVRRAALEASLREVLFQIIKFVNEKKDHVPPIPNREGVVSFPYEITIPSSSDSAFGMDMFKRMLHHSGNPGMLS; encoded by the exons ATGAACTGTGAAGTTTGCCAACTCAAAGAACTT GAAGTGGAGCACTTTGAGATACGTGAAGTTCTGCGCT GCATACTACATACAATTGTATTTCATCGAGCTTTAGGTCTTGTGCGGCCCAAAGACGTCGATTTGGAACTTTTTGAAATTACTTAT GTGCAATGTGGAGATTCTGaacttgaaaagaaaattgatgagAAGATCGAACAATTTATTAGTTGGGTGGAGAAacacccaaacaaaaaaagtcaG ATTTGCTTGTCTTTCTATGAGGTGAAGAATAAACAACCCTCTTGGTTCAGTAGCAAAATAGAACGCCTACACTGGGAGCAGtggtatattaatttaaatgtgtCACAACAAGCAAGAGCACATTCTAGCAAATCTCACCATGCAAAAGTTGTGGTTGACCCAGGAG GTACCTTGGAAGAGAGAAGCGTTCGGAGAGCAGCTCTTGAAGCATCTCTTCGTGAGGTTttgtttcaaataataaaatttgtgaacGAGAAAAAGGATCATGTTCCTCCAATACCAAATCGTGAGGGTGTAGTCTCATTTCCATATGAAATCACTATTCCAAG TTCCTCAGATTCTGCTTTCGGGATGGACATGTTCAAAAGGATGCTTCATCATTCAGGGAATCCAGGCATGCTCAGTTGA
- the LOC107424730 gene encoding autophagy-related protein 101 isoform X1 — MNCEVCQLKELEVEHFEIREVLRCILHTIVFHRALGLVRPKDVDLELFEITYVQCGDSELEKKIDEKIEQFISWVEKHPNKKSQICLSFYEVKNKQPSWFSSKIERLHWEQWYINLNVSQQARAHSSKSHHAKVVVDPGEGTLEERSVRRAALEASLREVLFQIIKFVNEKKDHVPPIPNREGVVSFPYEITIPSSSDSAFGMDMFKRMLHHSGNPGMLS; from the exons ATGAACTGTGAAGTTTGCCAACTCAAAGAACTT GAAGTGGAGCACTTTGAGATACGTGAAGTTCTGCGCT GCATACTACATACAATTGTATTTCATCGAGCTTTAGGTCTTGTGCGGCCCAAAGACGTCGATTTGGAACTTTTTGAAATTACTTAT GTGCAATGTGGAGATTCTGaacttgaaaagaaaattgatgagAAGATCGAACAATTTATTAGTTGGGTGGAGAAacacccaaacaaaaaaagtcaG ATTTGCTTGTCTTTCTATGAGGTGAAGAATAAACAACCCTCTTGGTTCAGTAGCAAAATAGAACGCCTACACTGGGAGCAGtggtatattaatttaaatgtgtCACAACAAGCAAGAGCACATTCTAGCAAATCTCACCATGCAAAAGTTGTGGTTGACCCAGGAG AAGGTACCTTGGAAGAGAGAAGCGTTCGGAGAGCAGCTCTTGAAGCATCTCTTCGTGAGGTTttgtttcaaataataaaatttgtgaacGAGAAAAAGGATCATGTTCCTCCAATACCAAATCGTGAGGGTGTAGTCTCATTTCCATATGAAATCACTATTCCAAG TTCCTCAGATTCTGCTTTCGGGATGGACATGTTCAAAAGGATGCTTCATCATTCAGGGAATCCAGGCATGCTCAGTTGA